One region of Mycolicibacterium lutetiense genomic DNA includes:
- a CDS encoding bifunctional phosphatase PAP2/diacylglycerol kinase family protein, translating to MDVQAIGKGLGTLDREVFEAVAESPSPLLDTVMPGLTRAADHSKLWFAIAAAMGALGSTSLRRGAARGVVSLAVTSLVTNQVAKRVWRRPRPDRSLIPLARRTRRVPTSHSLPSGHSASAAAFAVGVGLESPSAGLPLALLGGLVGLSRVATGAHYPGDVFAGFGIGAAIAVLGARIVPTIPAATLPASDPLRFHTEPRPDGAGVALVINPASGGGTGARIVDEVRKALPRTEIVELDNGDDIEAVLRETAARVEVLAVGGGDGTVACAAGIAVEAGVPLAVFPGGTFNHFAKDIGCDSVARTVKAITDGTAAYVDLVCLNEEHMVINTASIGAYPNYVRMREKLEHRMGKRLAGMYALYLTLRREAPVRISYDDKTLETELFFLGNSTYFPSGFAPSLRPRLDDGLIDVRILETGRRFSRLRIATSVLLGRLERSPLYHELRVPQFRFVAVDGPTVLAHDGEVGEALSEASFTVRYRALPVFRPLP from the coding sequence ATGGACGTGCAGGCGATCGGCAAGGGTTTGGGCACGTTGGACCGAGAGGTCTTCGAGGCCGTGGCCGAGTCACCGAGCCCACTGCTGGACACCGTGATGCCCGGGCTGACCAGGGCCGCAGACCATTCCAAGCTGTGGTTTGCCATCGCGGCCGCCATGGGCGCGCTGGGCAGCACGTCGTTGCGGCGTGGTGCTGCGCGGGGCGTGGTCAGCCTGGCGGTGACCAGCCTGGTGACCAACCAGGTCGCCAAACGGGTCTGGCGGCGGCCGCGACCGGACCGCAGTCTGATCCCGCTGGCCCGACGGACCCGACGGGTCCCCACCTCGCATTCCCTGCCATCGGGGCACTCCGCGAGCGCTGCGGCCTTCGCGGTGGGCGTGGGCCTGGAGTCCCCCTCGGCGGGCCTGCCGCTGGCTCTGCTCGGCGGCCTGGTCGGGCTGTCTCGGGTCGCCACCGGCGCGCACTATCCCGGCGATGTGTTCGCCGGATTCGGCATCGGCGCCGCGATCGCGGTCCTCGGCGCACGCATCGTCCCGACCATCCCGGCTGCCACCCTGCCGGCTTCGGATCCGTTGCGGTTCCATACCGAGCCCCGGCCGGATGGTGCCGGCGTGGCACTGGTGATCAACCCGGCCTCCGGCGGCGGAACGGGCGCACGGATCGTCGACGAAGTGCGAAAAGCCCTGCCCCGCACAGAGATCGTCGAACTCGACAACGGCGACGACATCGAGGCGGTGTTACGCGAGACCGCTGCCCGCGTCGAGGTGCTCGCGGTGGGCGGCGGCGACGGCACCGTGGCGTGCGCGGCGGGCATCGCCGTCGAGGCGGGTGTCCCGCTCGCGGTGTTCCCCGGCGGGACGTTCAACCACTTCGCCAAGGACATCGGCTGCGATTCGGTGGCCCGGACCGTCAAGGCCATCACCGACGGCACCGCGGCCTACGTCGACCTGGTGTGCCTCAACGAGGAACACATGGTGATCAACACCGCCAGCATCGGCGCCTACCCGAACTACGTGCGGATGCGCGAGAAGCTCGAACACCGGATGGGCAAGCGTCTGGCCGGGATGTACGCGCTCTACCTGACGCTGCGCCGGGAAGCCCCGGTACGGATCAGCTACGACGACAAGACCCTTGAGACCGAGTTGTTCTTCCTGGGCAATTCGACGTACTTCCCGTCCGGGTTCGCCCCGTCGCTCCGGCCGCGTCTGGATGACGGTCTGATCGACGTGCGGATCCTGGAGACCGGGCGGCGGTTCAGCCGGCTGCGCATCGCGACGTCGGTGTTGTTGGGCCGGCTCGAACGCAGCCCGCTCTATCACGAACTCCGGGTGCCACAGTTCCGGTTCGTCGCCGTCGACGGACCCACCGTCCTGGCGCACGACGGCGAGGTGGGCGAGGCACTCAGCGAGGCCAGTTTCACCGTTCGGTACCGGGCGCTGCCGGTGTTTCGTCCGCTGCCGTAA
- a CDS encoding phosphatase PAP2 family protein — MRTRESWLVVTAVLAVAVYAALWIGYANQWTWLADVDAAGLAGPYRYGSAHPGWVTAWNVFCTVLGPFAFRLLALVMIVVALVRRQRRIALFLFLTIELSAVTTEVAKFLADRPRPATALVHALSTSFPSGHALGVMVAVLALLTLAWPRLHPRLRGWWVVAGVLVVVAIGVGRVVLNVHHPSDVLAGWALGYGYFVVCLLLVPPYPTTVTAADETPAAPGTER; from the coding sequence GTGAGAACCCGTGAAAGCTGGTTGGTGGTGACCGCGGTGCTGGCCGTCGCGGTGTATGCGGCGCTGTGGATCGGTTACGCGAATCAGTGGACCTGGCTGGCCGACGTCGACGCCGCGGGCTTGGCGGGTCCGTACCGGTACGGCTCGGCGCACCCGGGCTGGGTGACCGCGTGGAACGTGTTCTGCACCGTGCTCGGCCCGTTTGCATTCCGGTTGCTCGCGTTGGTGATGATCGTCGTCGCACTGGTCCGCCGCCAACGACGCATCGCGCTTTTCCTGTTCTTGACCATCGAGCTCAGCGCGGTGACGACCGAGGTGGCCAAGTTTCTGGCGGACCGTCCGCGGCCGGCCACCGCGCTGGTCCATGCTTTGTCCACGTCGTTCCCGTCCGGGCACGCGCTGGGCGTGATGGTTGCGGTGCTGGCCCTGTTGACGCTGGCGTGGCCGAGGCTCCACCCGCGGCTGCGGGGATGGTGGGTGGTTGCCGGGGTGCTGGTCGTCGTCGCGATCGGGGTGGGCCGGGTGGTGCTCAACGTCCACCATCCGTCGGATGTGTTGGCCGGCTGGGCCCTGGGCTACGGGTATTTCGTTGTCTGCCTGCTGTTGGTGCCGCCGTATCCGACAACCGTTACGGCAGCGGACGAAACACCGGCAGCGCCCGGTACCGAACGGTGA
- a CDS encoding sulfatase family protein — protein MTEPQRQNLLIVHWHDLGRYLGVYGRPDVVSPHLDRLAAEGVLFTRAHATAPLCSPSRGSLFTGRYPQSNGLVGLAHHGWEYRAGVRTLPHCLAESGWHTALFGMQHETSQPANLGYDEFDVSNSFCEYVVEQANAWLTAPPRKPFLLTAGFFETHRPYPRERYEPADSGSVEPPDYLPDTAEVRDDLAEFYGSIAVADAKVGELLGTLAATGLDESTWVVFMTDHGPALPRAKSTLYDAGTGIALIVRPPRGSGIPPRRYDELFSGVDLLPTLLDLLGVDIPDEVEGLSHASNLTATPTETAEVRSEVYTTKTYHDSFDPIRAIRTKEYSYIENYAARPLLDLPWDIADSPSGRALGDTVLRPRPGRELYDLVADPTESNNLLGPDATDKAEAIANDLALLLNDWREKTLDVIPSEFAGTRISERYTETYLHIHGRPATSRSAIAVDRGITDTRQ, from the coding sequence GTGACCGAGCCGCAACGGCAGAACCTGTTGATCGTGCACTGGCATGATCTCGGCCGCTACCTCGGCGTGTACGGACGCCCGGATGTGGTGAGCCCACACCTCGACCGCCTCGCCGCCGAGGGGGTCCTGTTCACCCGCGCCCACGCCACCGCACCGTTGTGCTCACCATCGCGGGGCTCGCTGTTCACCGGCCGCTACCCGCAGAGCAACGGACTGGTGGGCCTGGCCCACCACGGCTGGGAGTACCGCGCCGGGGTGCGCACACTCCCCCACTGCCTTGCCGAATCAGGCTGGCACACAGCCCTGTTCGGCATGCAACACGAGACCTCGCAGCCGGCCAATCTGGGGTATGACGAGTTCGACGTCTCGAACTCGTTCTGCGAATATGTCGTCGAGCAGGCCAACGCCTGGCTGACCGCGCCACCACGGAAACCGTTCCTGCTCACCGCCGGATTCTTCGAGACACACCGGCCGTATCCGCGCGAACGATACGAACCGGCCGATTCTGGGTCCGTCGAGCCTCCCGACTACCTGCCCGACACCGCTGAGGTGCGGGACGACCTCGCCGAGTTCTACGGCTCGATTGCGGTAGCTGACGCGAAAGTCGGTGAACTGCTCGGCACTTTGGCTGCGACCGGTCTCGACGAGAGCACGTGGGTGGTGTTCATGACCGATCACGGGCCGGCGTTGCCCCGGGCCAAGTCGACGCTGTACGACGCGGGTACCGGCATCGCGCTGATCGTGCGCCCACCGCGTGGCTCCGGGATTCCGCCGCGCCGCTACGACGAACTGTTCAGCGGGGTCGATCTGCTGCCCACCCTGCTGGACCTGCTCGGCGTCGATATCCCCGACGAGGTCGAGGGCCTGTCTCACGCCAGCAACCTCACGGCGACGCCGACGGAGACGGCTGAGGTCCGTTCCGAGGTGTACACGACAAAGACCTATCACGATTCTTTCGACCCGATTCGTGCCATTCGCACAAAGGAATACAGCTATATCGAGAATTACGCGGCGCGGCCATTGTTGGACCTGCCGTGGGATATCGCCGACAGCCCCTCTGGCCGCGCCCTCGGCGATACCGTCCTGAGGCCCCGGCCCGGCCGCGAACTGTACGACCTCGTCGCGGACCCGACCGAAAGCAACAACCTGCTGGGACCGGACGCCACCGACAAGGCCGAGGCGATCGCGAACGACCTCGCACTGCTGCTGAACGACTGGCGCGAGAAGACTCTCGATGTCATTCCCTCCGAATTCGCCGGCACCCGGATATCGGAGCGTTACACCGAGACGTATCTGCATATCCACGGCCGTCCGGCCACCAGCAGATCGGCCATCGCCGTCGACCGCGGCATCACCGATACCCGCCAATAG
- the stf0 gene encoding trehalose 2-sulfotransferase → MPDHPTAYLVLASQRSGSTLLVESLRATGMAGEPQEFFQYLPTTSMSPQPREWFTGVEDESILRLLDPLIEGKPDLAPAEIWRDYIRTVGRTPNGVWGGKLMWNQTPLLLERAEGLPERSGPGLLDAIRDVTGGDPVLIHVYRPDVVSQAVSFWRAAQTRVWRGRADPVRDARAEYHAGAIAHVIQLLQAQEEGWRSWFAEENISPIDVSYPYLWRNLTTVVATVLEALGLDPRLAPHPALERQADQRSDEWVDRYRRDAEEQGLPTSDLGAFSGGQRR, encoded by the coding sequence ATGCCAGATCATCCGACGGCCTACCTGGTGCTCGCATCCCAGCGCAGCGGCAGCACCCTGCTGGTGGAATCCCTGCGCGCCACCGGCATGGCCGGGGAGCCCCAGGAATTCTTCCAGTACCTGCCGACCACCAGCATGTCGCCGCAGCCGCGGGAATGGTTCACCGGTGTCGAGGACGAGTCGATCCTGCGCCTGCTCGACCCCCTGATCGAGGGCAAGCCGGACCTGGCCCCAGCTGAGATCTGGCGCGACTACATCCGCACCGTCGGCCGCACCCCCAACGGGGTGTGGGGCGGGAAGCTGATGTGGAACCAGACGCCGCTGCTGCTGGAACGTGCTGAGGGCCTGCCCGAGCGATCCGGGCCCGGCCTGCTCGACGCGATCCGCGACGTCACCGGCGGCGACCCGGTGCTGATCCATGTCTACCGGCCCGATGTTGTGTCACAGGCGGTTTCGTTCTGGCGCGCGGCGCAGACCAGGGTGTGGCGCGGCCGGGCCGATCCGGTGCGCGATGCGCGTGCCGAGTACCACGCGGGTGCCATCGCCCACGTGATCCAGCTGCTGCAGGCCCAGGAGGAGGGTTGGCGGTCCTGGTTCGCCGAGGAGAACATCTCCCCCATCGACGTGTCCTACCCGTATCTGTGGCGAAACCTCACGACCGTGGTGGCCACCGTGCTGGAAGCGCTGGGCCTGGACCCACGATTGGCGCCGCACCCGGCCCTGGAACGGCAGGCCGATCAGCGGTCCGACGAATGGGTGGACCGCTACCGCCGCGATGCCGAGGAGCAGGGCCTACCTACCAGTGATTTGGGTGCGTTCAGCGGCGGTCAGCGCCGGTGA
- a CDS encoding trans-aconitate 2-methyltransferase, translating to MWNPETYLAFADYRGRPFYDLLTRVAASAPSRVVDLGCGPGNLTETLGQRWPGATLEAWDSSPEMVAAAQGRGLEAHVGAIEDWEPQPDTDVVITNAALQWVPTHRELLVRWAGQLAPGAWIAFQVPGNFDAPSHHAVRELARREPFVEPLRDMPWRDAGQVDTPAQYAGLLTDAGCVVDAWETTYVHQLSGETPVLDWITGTALTQVKGRLSEQMWELYRQAIIPMLAEAYPKRADGITFFPFRRVFAVAQVR from the coding sequence ATGTGGAATCCGGAGACGTACCTCGCCTTCGCCGACTATCGGGGCCGGCCGTTCTACGACCTGCTCACAAGGGTCGCGGCGTCGGCGCCGTCACGGGTGGTCGACCTCGGTTGCGGGCCGGGCAACCTGACCGAGACGCTGGGACAGCGCTGGCCCGGGGCCACTTTGGAGGCCTGGGACAGCTCGCCGGAGATGGTTGCCGCGGCGCAGGGCCGCGGGCTTGAGGCACATGTCGGGGCGATCGAGGACTGGGAACCGCAACCCGACACCGACGTGGTGATCACCAACGCGGCGCTGCAGTGGGTACCCACCCATCGTGAACTCCTGGTGCGCTGGGCCGGGCAGTTGGCTCCGGGCGCCTGGATCGCCTTTCAGGTGCCGGGAAATTTCGATGCCCCGTCCCATCACGCGGTACGCGAGCTGGCCCGCCGTGAACCGTTCGTCGAGCCGCTGCGCGACATGCCGTGGCGTGACGCCGGCCAGGTGGATACGCCCGCGCAATACGCCGGGTTGTTGACCGATGCGGGGTGTGTGGTGGATGCCTGGGAGACCACCTATGTGCACCAATTATCCGGTGAGACACCGGTTCTGGACTGGATCACCGGGACCGCTCTGACCCAGGTCAAAGGCCGGCTGAGCGAGCAGATGTGGGAGCTCTACCGACAGGCGATCATCCCGATGCTGGCCGAGGCCTATCCGAAACGCGCTGACGGCATCACGTTCTTCCCGTTCCGTCGCGTGTTCGCGGTGGCCCAGGTCCGGTGA
- a CDS encoding amidohydrolase family protein, translating into MDEANKVRKIWTELGLPGIVDVHTHFMPKNVMDKVWRYFDSQGPMIGREWPITYRADEAERVATLREFGVRRFSSLIYAHKPEMAAWLNQWAVGFAEDTPDCLHTATFFPEPQATAYVTEAITAGTQVFKVHIQVGNYDPNDPLLDEVWGLIEDAGVPVVIHCGSGPVSGQFTGPEPIAKLLGRYPRLVLIVAHMGMPEYSAFLDLAEQFEQVRLDTTMAFTPFVEETMPFPTSETDRLKALGEHILFGSDFPNIPYGYAEAIHHLIDLPGVDDTWRRNVLHDNAAKLFGLS; encoded by the coding sequence ATGGACGAAGCAAACAAGGTACGCAAGATCTGGACCGAGCTGGGCCTGCCCGGCATCGTCGACGTGCACACCCACTTCATGCCCAAGAACGTCATGGACAAGGTGTGGCGGTACTTCGACAGCCAGGGCCCGATGATCGGGCGGGAATGGCCCATTACCTACCGCGCCGACGAGGCTGAGCGGGTCGCCACTCTGCGGGAGTTCGGCGTCCGCAGGTTCTCCTCACTGATCTACGCGCACAAGCCGGAGATGGCCGCCTGGCTAAACCAGTGGGCGGTCGGCTTTGCCGAGGACACCCCGGACTGCCTGCACACGGCCACGTTCTTCCCCGAACCGCAGGCCACGGCCTATGTCACCGAGGCGATCACCGCAGGTACCCAGGTGTTCAAGGTCCACATCCAGGTGGGCAACTACGACCCGAACGATCCCCTGCTCGACGAGGTGTGGGGGCTGATCGAGGACGCCGGCGTCCCAGTGGTCATCCACTGCGGTTCCGGCCCGGTGTCCGGCCAGTTCACCGGCCCCGAACCGATCGCCAAGTTGCTGGGCCGCTATCCGCGGCTGGTGCTGATCGTCGCGCACATGGGGATGCCGGAGTACTCCGCCTTCCTGGATCTCGCCGAGCAGTTCGAGCAGGTGCGGCTGGACACCACCATGGCGTTCACCCCGTTCGTCGAAGAGACGATGCCTTTCCCCACCTCGGAGACAGACCGGCTGAAGGCCCTGGGTGAGCACATCCTGTTCGGCAGCGACTTCCCGAACATCCCCTACGGCTACGCCGAGGCCATCCACCACCTGATCGACCTGCCGGGTGTCGACGACACCTGGCGCCGCAATGTTCTGCACGACAACGCCGCGAAGTTGTTCGGGCTCAGCTGA
- a CDS encoding alpha/beta hydrolase family protein, whose amino-acid sequence MEPSSADPVEPPIPVPDVPGGEAGARGLPRRADLTVRQRAIVDASAIADIALRTGVASIVATSMVPTALASMLHPSASRAENDHMRFYADLAAAQDPAVSFPAPTRPPRVSTRRANPVAEMIAHGRVENIRFDSSFTAVNPALRDMCDGFTRNNVVRAQHWRHDDGPHPTLCVIHGFMGSPYLANGLFLSLPWFYRSGFDVLLYTLPFHGQRAERFSPFSGYGYFSHGFAGFSEAMAQAVHDFRSVIDYLEYSGVDRIALTGISLGGFTSALLASVDDRIQAVVPNVPVVTPDRTVDEWFPANKLVALQRRVSRTDPALIEAAARYASPLNYRPLVPKERRMIIAGLGDRLAPPQQAEMLWEHWDRCAFHWFPGNHLLHVSQPDYLRRMTRFLRDFMFD is encoded by the coding sequence GTGGAGCCGTCCAGCGCAGACCCGGTGGAACCCCCGATCCCTGTTCCCGACGTCCCCGGCGGTGAGGCCGGTGCGCGCGGCCTGCCCCGGCGTGCCGATCTGACCGTGCGGCAACGCGCGATCGTGGACGCCTCCGCGATCGCCGACATCGCGTTGCGCACCGGGGTCGCCTCGATCGTGGCCACCTCGATGGTGCCGACGGCGCTGGCGTCGATGCTGCATCCGTCCGCGTCGCGCGCCGAGAACGACCACATGCGGTTCTACGCGGATCTGGCTGCGGCACAGGATCCCGCGGTGTCGTTCCCGGCGCCCACCCGACCACCCCGGGTATCCACCCGCCGGGCCAATCCGGTAGCCGAGATGATCGCGCACGGCCGGGTGGAGAACATCCGTTTCGACAGCAGCTTCACCGCGGTCAACCCGGCGCTGCGCGATATGTGCGACGGGTTCACCCGCAACAACGTTGTGCGGGCCCAGCATTGGCGCCATGACGACGGCCCGCACCCGACATTGTGTGTGATCCACGGTTTCATGGGATCGCCGTACCTGGCGAACGGCCTGTTCCTGTCGTTGCCGTGGTTCTACCGCTCCGGCTTCGACGTGCTGTTGTACACCCTGCCGTTTCACGGCCAACGCGCCGAACGGTTCTCACCGTTCAGCGGCTACGGATACTTCTCGCACGGGTTCGCCGGATTCTCCGAGGCCATGGCCCAGGCCGTGCACGACTTCCGTTCGGTGATCGACTATTTGGAGTACTCCGGTGTCGATCGGATCGCCCTGACCGGCATCTCGCTGGGCGGCTTCACCTCGGCGCTGCTGGCCAGCGTGGACGACCGGATTCAGGCCGTCGTCCCGAATGTGCCTGTGGTGACGCCGGATCGCACGGTCGACGAGTGGTTCCCGGCCAACAAGCTGGTGGCCCTGCAACGCCGGGTGTCCAGGACCGATCCCGCATTGATCGAAGCGGCGGCGCGGTATGCCTCACCGCTGAACTATCGTCCGCTGGTGCCCAAGGAGCGGCGGATGATCATCGCCGGCCTCGGCGACCGGCTGGCTCCACCGCAGCAGGCCGAAATGCTGTGGGAACACTGGGATCGCTGCGCGTTCCACTGGTTCCCCGGCAACCACCTGCTGCATGTGAGCCAGCCGGACTACCTACGCCGGATGACCCGCTTCCTGCGGGATTTCATGTTCGACTGA
- the eccE gene encoding type VII secretion protein EccE, with protein sequence MTARLALASLFIVAAVLARPWQTNTERWVLGVSVAAVVLLLAWWGGVFLTTRIARHLAMWRRNRAKNGPAERSESETVTLRVDPADPAQLPVVVSYLDRYGIRCDKVRITHRDAGGTRRSWISLTVAASDNLDALRARSSRIPLRDTTEIVGRRLADHLREQGWTITLVDGVDSPLPDPGKETWRGVTDDSGYVAAYRVNVSNELDAVLAGIGALPAQEIWTALEFTGSPTEPQLTVGAAIRTEDRPARKAPLPSLKPAGGRHRPALAALNPLSSDRLDGTPVEVPLALQQPSVEHEIPQEAGHPA encoded by the coding sequence ATGACCGCCCGACTCGCGCTGGCGTCGCTGTTCATCGTCGCAGCCGTCCTGGCCCGGCCATGGCAGACCAATACCGAACGGTGGGTGCTCGGAGTTTCCGTCGCAGCTGTGGTGTTGTTGCTGGCCTGGTGGGGCGGGGTGTTCCTGACCACCCGGATCGCCCGGCACCTGGCGATGTGGCGGCGGAACCGCGCCAAGAACGGGCCGGCCGAGCGGTCGGAATCCGAGACCGTCACGCTGCGCGTCGATCCCGCGGACCCGGCCCAGTTGCCGGTGGTGGTCAGTTACCTGGATCGCTACGGCATTCGCTGCGACAAGGTCCGGATCACCCACCGTGACGCCGGCGGCACCCGCCGCAGCTGGATCAGCCTGACCGTGGCAGCATCGGACAATCTCGATGCACTGCGCGCCCGCTCCTCGCGAATCCCGTTGCGGGACACCACCGAAATCGTCGGGCGGCGGCTCGCCGACCATCTGCGTGAGCAGGGCTGGACGATCACGCTGGTCGACGGCGTCGATTCCCCGCTGCCCGACCCGGGTAAGGAAACCTGGCGCGGCGTGACGGACGACTCCGGATACGTGGCGGCCTACCGCGTCAACGTGAGCAACGAGCTGGACGCCGTGCTGGCCGGCATCGGCGCGCTACCGGCCCAGGAAATCTGGACGGCACTGGAATTCACCGGATCTCCGACCGAGCCGCAGCTGACGGTGGGCGCGGCGATCCGTACCGAGGACCGGCCCGCACGCAAGGCCCCGCTACCCAGCCTGAAACCGGCGGGGGGCCGGCACCGCCCGGCGTTGGCGGCGCTGAACCCGTTGTCCTCGGACCGCCTGGACGGCACTCCGGTCGAGGTGCCGTTGGCGCTGCAGCAGCCGTCAGTCGAACATGAAATCCCGCAGGAAGCGGGTCATCCGGCGTAG
- the mycP gene encoding type VII secretion-associated serine protease mycosin encodes MIHKSLGVLATAGLVLLVGSPSAGAVSPPEVDPQIAPPAGSAGPVEAMTQRSACVATEARPGTDPGAVNPNQLALNLSDAWKQSRGQGQTVAVIDTGVQPGPRLPHIEGGGDFIESTDGLTDCDGHGTSVAGLIAGQPGPDGFSGVAPEARLISIRQNSPRFAPRTPSADAAEARAAADVASLARAVVRAADLGARVINISVVTCLPADKQIDQTELGAALRYAALEKDAVIIAAAGDTQGGAATGSACGSNPLSGTPDDPRNWGGVSSVSIPSWWQPYVLSVGALNATGQPSGFTMPGPWVGISAPGENISSVSNAAGGGLANALPTDQGKLAPLNGTGYAAAYVSGVAALVRSKFPDLNARQVVHRLTTTAQGAARSPSNISGAGGVDPVAALTWDVADRPLDGPAAPAGKPIAAPSEPAPRDNTGRIVAFAGTGALALAALAVAFGAYRRKDPTT; translated from the coding sequence GTGATCCACAAGAGTCTGGGTGTTCTGGCCACAGCCGGTCTGGTGCTGTTGGTCGGCTCCCCGTCGGCGGGTGCGGTCAGCCCGCCCGAGGTCGACCCGCAGATCGCCCCACCGGCCGGTAGTGCCGGCCCGGTGGAGGCGATGACGCAGCGTTCGGCGTGCGTCGCCACCGAAGCGAGGCCGGGTACCGATCCCGGCGCGGTCAACCCGAACCAGTTGGCGCTCAACCTGTCCGATGCCTGGAAGCAAAGCCGTGGGCAGGGCCAGACCGTTGCGGTCATCGATACCGGGGTGCAGCCGGGACCGCGGTTGCCCCATATCGAGGGCGGTGGAGACTTCATCGAATCCACCGACGGACTGACCGATTGTGATGGTCACGGCACCTCGGTGGCCGGTCTCATCGCCGGCCAACCCGGACCCGACGGTTTCTCCGGGGTGGCGCCGGAAGCCCGGTTGATCTCGATCCGGCAGAACTCACCGCGATTCGCCCCGCGCACCCCCAGCGCCGATGCGGCCGAGGCCCGTGCCGCCGCGGATGTGGCCAGCCTGGCCCGGGCCGTGGTGCGCGCCGCGGACCTGGGTGCGCGCGTCATCAACATCTCGGTGGTGACCTGCCTGCCCGCTGACAAACAGATCGACCAGACCGAACTCGGTGCGGCGCTGCGTTATGCGGCGCTCGAGAAGGACGCGGTCATCATCGCGGCCGCGGGCGACACCCAGGGCGGGGCCGCCACCGGGTCGGCGTGCGGGTCCAATCCGCTGTCCGGAACGCCGGATGATCCGCGCAACTGGGGCGGTGTCTCCTCGGTGTCCATCCCGTCGTGGTGGCAGCCCTACGTCTTGTCGGTCGGCGCGCTCAACGCCACCGGCCAGCCCTCCGGATTCACCATGCCCGGCCCCTGGGTGGGGATTTCGGCGCCGGGCGAGAACATCTCCTCGGTGAGCAATGCGGCCGGAGGAGGGCTGGCCAACGCGCTGCCCACCGACCAGGGCAAGCTGGCTCCGCTCAACGGCACCGGTTACGCCGCGGCCTACGTTTCCGGGGTTGCGGCCTTGGTGCGCAGCAAGTTCCCGGACCTGAACGCACGCCAGGTGGTGCACCGGCTGACCACGACGGCCCAGGGTGCCGCCCGCTCGCCGTCGAACATCAGCGGTGCCGGCGGTGTCGACCCGGTGGCCGCACTCACCTGGGATGTCGCCGACCGGCCGCTGGACGGACCGGCGGCTCCCGCAGGCAAACCCATTGCCGCACCATCAGAACCAGCACCGCGTGACAACACCGGACGAATCGTCGCTTTCGCCGGCACCGGAGCACTTGCGCTGGCGGCGCTCGCCGTCGCATTCGGCGCATATCGACGGAAGGACCCCACCACATGA